From one Coffea eugenioides isolate CCC68of chromosome 11, Ceug_1.0, whole genome shotgun sequence genomic stretch:
- the LOC113754293 gene encoding lignin-forming anionic peroxidase-like, translated as MAVNKFFGAISALSLLLLLSSFGCKAQLSPTFYDYTCPNALTTIRSTVRSAISCERRMAASLIRLHFHDCFVQGCDGSVLLDETPTIQSEKTSKANNDSARGFNVIEDAKTAVEKICPGVVSCADILAVAARDSSAAVGGPSWTVKLGRRDSTTASRSLADSDLPAPFHQLNTLISLFSNKGFTPREMVALSGAHTVGQAQCFTFQQRIYSNGADIDAGFASTRRRRCPPTGRNSNLAPLDLVTPNQFDNNYYKNLVQKKGLLISDQTLFNGSSTDTFVTEYSQNPQTFSSDFSAAMIKMGDLSPLTGQDGIIRRVCSAIN; from the exons ATGGCTGTGAACAAATTTTTTGGTGCAATTTCTGCACTATCTCTACTGCTTCTTCTTTCGAGCTTTGGTTGTAAAGCACAACTTTCACCTACATTTTATGATTATACTTGCCCTAATGCTCTCACTACAATCCGTTCCACTGTCCGGTCAGCGATATCGTGTGAACGGAGGATGGCCGCGTCGTTGATTCGCCTCCATTTCCATGATTGCTTCGTGCAG GGTTGTGATGGATCAGTTTTGCTTGATGAGACCCCTACAATTCAAAGTGAGAAGACATCAAAGGCGAATAACGATTCTGCGAGAGGTTTCAATGTTATAGAGGATGCTAAGACCGCAGTGGAGAAAATATGCCCGGGAGTTGTTTCTTGTGCAGATATTCTTGCAGTTGCTGCAAGAGATTCATCCGCTGCT GTGGGTGGTCCTTCGTGGACTGTAAAGCTTGGAAGAAGAGATTCTACCACTGCCAGTCGTTCCCTAGCAGACAGTGATCTTCCTGCTCCCTTTCACCAGCTTAATACACTTATTTCCCTATTTTCAAACAAGGGTTTTACTCCGAGGGAAATGGTTGCCCTATCAG GGGCCCATACGGTAGGCCAGGCACAATGCTTTACATTCCAGCAAAGGATATATAGCAACGGAGCAGATATTGATGCAGGCTTTGCCAGCACCCGCCGTCGCCGGTGCCCACCAACCGGCAGAAATAGCAATTTGGCACCACTTGATTTGGTGACACCAAATCAATTCGACAACAACTACTACAAGAATCTCGTGCAGAAGAAAGGCCTTCTTATATCAGACCAAACCCTCTTCAATGGATCGTCAACTGATACTTTTGTTACAGAATATAGCCAAAATCCTCAAACTTTCTCTTCGGATTTTAGTGCAGCAATGATTAAAATGGGTGATTTAAGCCCCCTTACAGGTCAAGATGGGATCATTAGACGTGTTTGCAGTGCTATAAACTAG